The Vigna unguiculata cultivar IT97K-499-35 chromosome 11, ASM411807v1, whole genome shotgun sequence genomic sequence TTGGTTAGGACATAACAACTCACAGGTCCAAAAGGTCGAGCCGGATCAGAGATGAAAGTCGAGTCGGACTGATCCGAGATGAAGGTCAAGTCGGGCCTACCCAAATGAAGGTCATGCCGAGCTGACTCGAGACAAATGTCAAATTGAGCTGGTCCGCGACCAAGGTCGAGATGAGTCGGCCCGGGCCGAAGGTCAGACCAAGTTGGCCTAAATCGAAGGTCGAGCCGAGTCAGTGGGACCCCAAGTCCAGCCAAGTCGGCCTTGACTGAAGGTCGAGACAAGTTGGCTCTAAGCCGAGTCGACTCGAGTCGAAGGTTAAGCATCGGCTTGGGCAGCAGGTTGAGCTAAGTCGCACCAAGTAGTAAGTCGAGCCGAATCGACTTGTGCTAAAGGTTGAGACTTGTCTGCTAAAAGGGCAAATCGAGTTGGTTTGGACCGAACATAGAGTTGTTAAAGTGGGTCAAAATTCGTTGGGCAACCCGAACCACCACGATTTTAGGTCAAGTTGGGTTGaaagtttttacaaatttcagtacgggTTAATTTTTGATCCGGCCCACCAAGAACCTAGGTTGAACCCATGATGAGTCAGTTTCAGGTCAAATTGGGTTGAATTTTTCCCCCAAACTTTATccaataaaaacttttaattatttgcatGAATAATATGATGTATGATAAGCTAGAAAAAGATATTACTATATCAATACTACAAAAAAATGTcttattaataactaattttagtaaccaaatgTCGTTAGTCagtatagtgaccaatttaattaccaatttataaaataagaatctattggttactaaaatagtcactattataaataaaaaattataattagtttctaaattggtttctaaaatttagctaccaatgaaaattggtcactaaatattAGCTACCTTAATTTTTGCTACTAaatgaattggtttctaaattagtctttaattaattagtgaccaattataattttttattcataataatgactattttagtaaccaataaatttttattttataaattggtatctaaatcggtcactatagtgactaacaacttttgaatACAAAGATTAGTTACTAATGAAACATTGTCTTGTAGTGTATGTTTACATTTTGAACTAAGTTAATCATTGGTAGATCTTGGGCCATGGCCCCCTtcctccattttttttcttaacacattactcattaaaatataataatatatttttattattttaaaatatgagtattcaaaaaataattttctgataaataaaattcaaacaactaTAACATTTGAAAacagagaaaaatatgataatatttatcaTAACTTTTTAACTTGCTCActtgttattaattaatatttttgttattaaaatgttaacatcatatttaaaaaaaaaaaaaaaaaactagtttaaAATGTCAACTTCCCTATCTTATCATCGATGTTCTTAACAATccaaatttaaagaatttatcaACTATATTGAATTATGTTTATCTTTTATAAGAATAGAAGATACATTTTACttaaacaaaactattttttctctAATGATTTATTAAAACAAGATTGCAAAATAAGATAGAAGATAAATTTCTtgcatataattttattctttacattaaaaaataaatagttaaaaattttaattttgatttaatgattgatgagttcaattatttgaaagagtaatgaacaatttattaaatatatgttatttctttcatagttataattttattaaattaattatttattttgtataaatgataatgataaaatgtaaatattttaattatattttgactcCCCCAATCATATTAGTGGTCAAGATCGAGTTAATCATATTTATTGACagaattgtttttcttttatttgtcttttccctttttgtccttttactttttttaacttttcaaaattgaaaaaaaattattatatattaaatataacaaattaattataaaattaatgttgataatattattattcttatatttttggaaggaaattcTTATACTAAGTTGTAATTTTGggtattaataaaaaacatgagTTTCAATGGTTTGAATTTTTAACCCAGATTGGACTAGAATTTTTTGATAGACTTCGACTCTCTTTTCTcgttttatttaagttttaatagaatttttttattaaacataaatttggttaaaataattaaactcgcatatttctaaaattatagaattaaattgaattaaaatttaaaagagaaactaattttaattttcacttaaaataacctgaccaaaaatatatttaactcattttttatgataacaaaaagtaaaaataacattattattatataaagtacatctaaataatttataccattttattatagattgtttttattcaatttagaggtaattttttattacactcCCTACCAGTTCAAAACATAAGCACAACTTACTCGTTCACTTAAGTTAGAGACGACTGTTGTCCGATATCAGAGCTTGAAAAAAGACAATAATAAGTTACAAAAGATAACCAAGAAGAAGGTTACGTCTAGATGTTGTATATCTTAGCCTTTTGCAAATAAATATTGCAATCCTAAACTGATCATTTGCAACcgaaactttttttattttcagggTCAGTGTTGCTAAGCTTAGAAGGATCTTTGTATTGTTATGAATATTGGTCTAATTCCAccatatataattcttttcgtTTGATCCTTTTCTTGAATGATGAAGGGGAAAAAGAACATCTTTCATgcctaataaataataaagtgcATATTCATTCTACATATGGTAGTTGTTTTATGTTGATTCAGAATAGGTAAATAGATACtaacattgaaaaatattatgtgGGCATAACACTACAATATTGAGAAGGAACATAGATTATGTTGTTAGCTAGATAACAAGAAGTTCTCTTCAACCATGCGGGGTCAGCTAAACAATGAAAATTTTCGAAATCTTTTGTTTAAAGGATAAAGCCCACAtgcatattttttatcatataccCATTTTGAACACTTTGCCAAGTTAGCCAAGctccaaaaatataaaggaaaCTTAAGATATTTTCAGACagattaatatttttgtccTAATAATACagataaatgataaattattagctcaaacaaaaaacataataagCAAAGAAAAGTATAACATTCTTAACCCCATCCAACCACATGCATTCCAATGTTTCAACTGCAATGCAGTTAAACAATTTAATCAGAATCTGCAAAAGCATCTGTGTCCACAAGATTCATGATGGTATACAATACATGCAATGCAACACCCAAAAAGAATTGACAAATCCATGGGAAAGCATTAGTCTGACCCTTTTTTTGGTACTATAAATCACACTCATAAAATCTTCTTCAGTCCAGCAAATATTGACATTGGACAATCTTGTTAAAAGAATCAACACAGATCTACCTATAATCGAGTTTCAAATCACACATCTATGGAGTGTTCTTAACCAAGATCGGATAGGTGACAGAGAGCATGCATATTATTAGCTGCCGTTGCACAAGAACCAAAACCCCACACCTGACTTGACTGAGAAGTTCCAGAAGTCATATGCTTATGGTCAGCAGCAAAATCCTCTCCAAGAAGGGTCGTTGCTGTATCAGTTGTGATGGCTTGGTTCTTGCCATGCCCAAAACCTAGGTCATTCCAATCTGAAGCAAACAACAAGTCTGGACGAGTGATATTCAAGAAGGACAAGGTTTGATTTTCATTGTCAGGAGTCCAAACCTTATCAACAAACTCTAATTTTGGAATGTTGCCTACACATGAAGTaaagaattaagaaaaacaCCTAACATGCGCCTTTTCATTAAAACTGATAAATGAATTCATAGCGACGTACCAACtctatcatataaaataaatattagtattaacaAAGTATATAAGAACTCGTAATATAACATGAAATCtccaaaataattaagaaatttcagATTATGCCAAAGAAGTATGTGAAGATTTATAAAATGTGAAATGTTCTCAATAATCATTCCCATATCACATTGAAAATTACTAACCAGTAAATGTCTGGAGGGATAGCTGTTCGTCCAATGAATTCTCACTGCCTCTAAGATCAGGGCACTCATTCAATATTGAAGTTGCACCAAAGGGAGATACAGGGTCAGCGTAATCTTCCCATTCTGTCTCGTACACATTCAAAGCAGAGTTGTCGCCTCTGTCACCAGGGGTTGCAGTAGAAGAATTTGAACTTTTGTCAGAACAATGGTTCCTTGAACTGCTCAGAGTCTTTGCCTGATAAAGTAAGGCATCCAGCAGGCCACTATTTTGTGGGGAAGAACAATCTGACTCGAGTGTACTAATTGGTGTATGAGACTGAAAGAAATCATCAACTGACTCGAGCAACGGAGGTGGGGGAGATGTACCCCATCTACCTAAATGAAGTTCTGGATATTGGAGTGAAGGGAGCTCCAACTTCACAGCCTCAAAAGTTGGCTTAGAAGTAGAGGGATTGCCATTTGAAGGTGAATGGCTGTAACACATCGAGTTGTGTAAGGAGGGACCAGGATCAAGGAGTGCTTGCATTCCAAATGATTGTGAAATCTTATCATAATTATTGTCCCGATTTTTACACAATGGATATAGACCATTTTTTTTCGTATCATTGGAACCATTAAACGTCGGTATTGTTGACTCTCTAAGACGCTTGTTCTTAGGTGATGCTGGTGGCATAACACTACAATATTGAGAAGAAGAATCAAGACCTTTCAGCATGTTGCCACAAACAGAAACATCGGAAAACTTGGGTGCATAAGGTAAGATTCCCTGATTATCCTTCGTACTATCAAATATAGCACCATGTATCTCATAACTATTTTTCTGCAACAAATCAAGATGCATTTTATTGCCACCATTAAGTCCACCATTGCTTTGGTTACGCTGATTCTCTTGAAAATCTTGCAAACACATCTCTGGAGGGTAAAGTGGCAACCCAGCCCGTTGACGCCTCTTGATACGGGTATTCCAATAATTCTTTATCTCATTATCAGTGCGACCGGGCAACTACAAGCAAAATAAATCAAACGGTTATAACAGATTGAGGGAAAAAGGGCTTataaaatattgagaaaaaaacaattgtaGTAGAAAAACTTATTGCCACAATAATAAAATCTTAGACGCATTGAATGATGGCCAGACTTGAAATGTTCCAATTGAAAAATACTAAGATATTTACTCCTGAATTAGGGTAAGTTGCTTGAATAATTTAAACCCTCAATTTTGAAAGCCGTGAGAATGAAGAAAAAGCAAAAACCATGATTTATTGCAATTAATTTAATCCAAAAATGAACGAGTTACCGTAAATACAGCCCAGTTCACAATGATTACAGTAGATGATGAAGTTCACATTTATCCATTATCAACTGAACAACTCTACTGTATTAATACAATTGTCTTTTCCCTGTTTTGGCAAGATAATATTAGACTACTTTTGTCCTGGTCAAGGGGCACAAATCCAACAACATCCAATAGAATGTGACACGGGCAACCTTCTAActcttaaaaatgaaaatgaacagTTACCATGATGCATTCTATTACGTTAATATGTAAGATTATTACTAACGTAATATGCAATTGAAGTTGTAGATGTAGATGTGATAGAATTACAAATCACTTATATGTTATgttaggtaaacttaaatggaataaaattaaatggGCTATTTTATGCGCAGTTAATTTGTTTAGGAGTTTTGTGAGTTTTAGAGTACAAGGGTCATGAGTTTATTGTATTGGTTAATAGGTAATAATTGTGTCTTGATACCAGAGTTTAAAGCTTGGGGATGAAAAGCCAAAATAGGGtctataaattgtaatttttgtttacaTGAAAAATACAAGGAATACCTTTATTCATATAAAGGTCTATTGCAAACATTATAAACACATAAAATTAACAACTGCCTTGAAATACATGTCTCCCATGTTACCACAATAATGGTTATTTAACTTCCTTAACCTGCACGACATCAATCCAGAAAAAACTTACAAGACATTGTAAAACTTTATATTGCATAAAAGTTTACATACAAACATATTACACTGTTACATAACAGTTATACAGAATGAGCGTTGTTAAAAATTTGGAATCTAACAAAAGACAAGTAAACTATATTCTACCACATTGGTTAGAGTAGACCCCTACATCAGATTATCATCTATTTGCAGATAGCTAGAACTATCAATTTGGCCGAGGGCTTGGTCCTGGCCCATGTGAGCGGGGCCAAAAAAAGCTCACAAGGCCAAAAAGCTTCCACTAAAAAGCCCACAGGGCCAAAAGTCCAACAAAAGCCCTGTGAGCCAAGGCAGTCCATGGACTTTCttcttaaacattaaaaatatattattattttaaacattagaAAACCCGAGGGCCCGTGTCACTCGCTGGGTAGGCCCATCTTGATCTTCGGTTTGGACCATCCCGTCTTGGTTGTCGGCTTGGGTCGACTCGTCTCGGCCAACACCCAATCATACCTATCTCGGAAGTTGATCGCCAGTCAAGGCAGGCCCCTCGTGTCATTTGTAGGTCGTCAGCCCAGGTAGGCCCATGTCGATCGTCGAGCTGGGCCATCTTGGCCATCGGCTCGATCAAGTTCGTCATAGTCTAGCCCGTCTCGGCCTGTGTCGACTATCAGCCCGGGTCAACCACCGGCCCAGCCTAGCTTGTGTCGGCCTTCAGACCAGGCCAACCAATGTCGTTTGTCGACTTTGGCCACCCATCCCACCAGGACCATTGgacaaattgacacctctacaTATATCTCtcaataactataattataactCATATGAGAATATATAAATCTATCTACGGTATCAGAGTCGATGGTTCAGAATGACTGACCACATAACTATAACAAAAAAAGGTTACCGAAGtaactgaccgcataaccacaACAAATGAGTCACCATACCCTTGAGGGGAGATGGTTGGAAaaagtccaagtgtgagtcaaaagtcccaaattggatagaaaagacaaagttaaacactatataagaataaagacctaTAACACAACTGCCTTAACATTTTGGTGTAAAAATAGTGTCAAATGTCTTGTATATGTATAATAcaaatgtcatatatataatcaccTAAGGCATATAgacaaattatataaaaaatgctTACATGTGCTGCCATGCGTGCCCATTTGTTTCCCATTTTGGCATGAAGTTCAGCAATGAACCGCTCCTCTTCTGCAGTAAACGCCCCTTTCTTTAAATTAGGCCTTAGGTGATTAGCCCATCGCAGCCGACAACTTTTTCCACAACGTAATAACCCTGTGTGCTTCTGAACAGCATTCCAATTCCCCTCCCCATGTTTGTTGACATAATCCACCAAAATATCATCTTCAGTTGATGTCCACGGCCCTTTCTTCAGAACAACGCTGGTACTTCCTTCGTAACTCTCATCATTCAACTGTGCTGCACTCGTATCACTGGGAAGCACCTCATCCTCAATTTCATTACTCACTCGTCCCATCTTATCTTATATACTTCCTGCCCAAATATTTCACAACCACCAAGGAAATCCTTAAAATTTACAGAACTGAAAAAGGGTAAAACCAAGAAAAGTCCCAGCTCCacatccttttatttttattcctttACTTTCACATATCTCTTTTGAACAGGGGAAGGAGCAGCAAACCTCATCAAGATAAAACAAGCCAAATTCCATAAAATGATTCACACGACACAGAAAACAAGAAATGTTCTTTCTGATGAAGACACTCTAAATGCTAAAAAGGAATTACaacagtaaaaaaattgaaacgaaaataaTCAGAAGCATCATATTAGATCGGGTAAAGTAGtaaaagcataaataaataCCCAATAGCAAAGTTTCTCTACTTCATAAAAACCTGACTCCGTGTATTTAATGATGCTCTGCACTGAATATTGAAATGCAAATTTTCCAgacccataaaaaaaaaagaaataacccATTACAATCCATTTAAGCACGATACTAATCGTGCTTACCCATAATACCCGACCAGGAATCAAATatgcagaagaagaaaaaactacCACTTATCAAGTGATCATTGCAGACGAAAATCCACAGCATAATTTTCATCCCTCAAAACCCACAAAGACCAAGCATGCACACTTATTACGGAATTCATTCTTCCCACCAACCCAACACCCCAAATCCGGTCACCACAACACAGTACAcatttattacaatatataattaacaaCCCAACCAAGCAAAGAGTAAATGCATATAATACTTCCGTCACTAATTAAGCCCAAGCTTTAAAAACAATCAGCGACTCTGaccatttatttattacaaaattagcAAATTAACTGATAGTAACCCAagcaaagattaaaaaaaatgaaaattgttcaTTTAATACTTTGTTATTAATAAgccaaatgtttaaaaaaaatctgcGACTCTGACCAGTTATTACaatattgagaaaaataaaaattaaacggaaaatacatttatttacttACGTTATCTATTACGAACTGCGATtctgtctttgaaattttgttgGGGTTTCTGATTGTGACAGTATTTGTCTGTAGTTCTTTACAATATGAAAGAACGTGTAATTCTCTTGATTTTAACGTGAATATTTAACAACAGATCGGAAAATCCCACCACACAAAATTAAGGGCAGCAAGAAAACAAAACtagaaaaactgaaaaaaaaaaaaaaaaaaaaaaaaaaaaaaaaaacagaaaagctACGAGACGATACCTGAATACGACGCGACGCAACACTAGAATCCAAAACGACTCGTTTTGCGCGCGGCGAATAGGAGCGCCAATAGAGCTCAGAAGCTGAATGAAACAGTGAAAACCCTGTTCCCGAAAtcaacacaaacaaacaaaaaaaacacgaaattaattcaaaattccGTCACGTTGTCACCGAAAGCGACGAAGTTCACAAAACGACGCGATTAACTCATTTTCGTGTTTGGTGTTTGATTTTAAGGAGCCCTGAGAAACAAACCTCGGATCGGAGCGAGGGGTAGAATCGTAAAACCCGATAATTGGAGGTATGATTAGAATTGGGAAAAGCGAAGGGTGAattgggaagaagaagaagaatgaagagaagaaaatggaaatggaagatCAGAACGACACTCACATTGGGATGAGTGTAGAGAGAGAAAGCGTGATGAGGAGTGAAGAGAGGAAGTAGGAGAGAGAAAGGGAACGAAACGTTAGTAGCACCCACACAACACACCACACCACACCACCTTTCACTTCTTCGGATTTCAATGTTTCTAAAACCAATGTTGTGTGTGTTTTGTACTCTTCCTTATTCAGTTCTCTCTTTCTTACATTAATTTGTACCGGTGATGcttttattcttcatttatttattagttaatCGGTGTTTGCACCATGAATAATGAGAGAGGTTTCTAATTAATGTGCCGCAAACTAGAGTTTTAGAATGTTTTTTTGTGGAAGAAGAATAATTTCAGAATtctcctctttcatcattaatttatttggtGGTCATATTATAGTTTTATTCTGATAATTATGTAAAAACTCTTATTTTGGTTACAGAAAACGTATATTACACCGAAGTTTTAATTCAACAATTTTCTACT encodes the following:
- the LOC114168722 gene encoding transcription factor MYB33-like, translated to MGRVSNEIEDEVLPSDTSAAQLNDESYEGSTSVVLKKGPWTSTEDDILVDYVNKHGEGNWNAVQKHTGLLRCGKSCRLRWANHLRPNLKKGAFTAEEERFIAELHAKMGNKWARMAAHLPGRTDNEIKNYWNTRIKRRQRAGLPLYPPEMCLQDFQENQRNQSNGGLNGGNKMHLDLLQKNSYEIHGAIFDSTKDNQGILPYAPKFSDVSVCGNMLKGLDSSSQYCSVMPPASPKNKRLRESTIPTFNGSNDTKKNGLYPLCKNRDNNYDKISQSFGMQALLDPGPSLHNSMCYSHSPSNGNPSTSKPTFEAVKLELPSLQYPELHLGRWGTSPPPPLLESVDDFFQSHTPISTLESDCSSPQNSGLLDALLYQAKTLSSSRNHCSDKSSNSSTATPGDRGDNSALNVYETEWEDYADPVSPFGATSILNECPDLRGSENSLDEQLSLQTFTGNIPKLEFVDKVWTPDNENQTLSFLNITRPDLLFASDWNDLGFGHGKNQAITTDTATTLLGEDFAADHKHMTSGTSQSSQVWGFGSCATAANNMHALCHLSDLG